Within Wyeomyia smithii strain HCP4-BCI-WySm-NY-G18 chromosome 2, ASM2978416v1, whole genome shotgun sequence, the genomic segment tgctgttggttaccaaaaatttgtgacttagagtgaaaaataagtccagcagaaattatcaaagcgtatttttttctaaaaattggagTGTTCGTTTAAATCTTTTTTAACAAGTAAAAAGtttgaataagaaaggctgggttttaccgctaggtggattaatctgGATTTTTTGGCTACATTTGACTACAATTCTTACCTTGTCTTGTCTTCGaaacgtttttatttttttgttttatcatcGTTTAGAAATAATTTGTCGCTTATGATCCCATTTATTCTATAGTTTATTTCAGGTTTTTTGAAACCTCTTTTCGTCATCTTTAGAATCTTCTCCTTTTGGGGTGTTTCCTAAGTTTAGGAtacgtttttatatttttatgagcTTAGTTAGGATTTTTTTCTGGTCTTTTTCGGCCTCTACACAATTTGCATCTTTTCGCCTTATTTATATTAACTTGGATCATAcatcttttgcttttttttctgacttttacaAGCCACACTGAACTAATTATCATTATCTGTCATGACCTTTGCTTGTCTACAGATGCGTTTTTTAGttgaatttggaatcatttttttgACTATATTCATAGCTGCTTTTCGCCATTTTACCTGTTATACGTTATTCAGACCAATTCTATCATAAGagagacttatttttgttaagaggaaaatCAACAGTGGTACTGTAGAATTCGGCtggaaggaagggtatgtggtgGGAAGTCTGAGAATAGACCAATgataaagtcctttgacaaccaaaatgtcttgatcgggtaaccaactccGGTGGAAACACGATTTCAGAAGTTATAATATATTGAACATGGTGTACTGTGATACTCATCATTAGAATAATTTAAATCACTAAGAATTTAATATGCGTCAAGTTTTcgaaacaaaaacacaaaaaaaagaagttcgaactaaccaactaaacaACCTGTCAATTTCAAGCCCTTACATCTCCCCATCGAACGAATATAGTTACTACAGGCGGATAtggttaaaaataaatatattatcTTCTTATAAACAACTGATTAAGAGCATAGAATCTGAATGTTGGCGTACAGTATTCCTCCATGTACGGATCTGACTTGTACGGCAGTGACGGTGGGAGTCAGTGTTCCAACACCTCCGGAAGTAACAGTAGCGACGAAAGGCCACAGATTGTCCGTCCAGACTCGAATATACCGCACTGTTCCTTGGGCAGTCTGCAAAGATAATTCAAGTAAACTCACGAATGGCAAAATGGGTGTTTATCTTAGCTCACCGACGGTGTAAAGGAGAACAATTGCGAAACTGGAACGAGGCTGAAAGATCGTCTGAAGACGGTGTTACTATAGCAGGTCGTTGCTGTTGGTGAGTAGGTTCCCCATACGTATTCACTACTCGGAAATAGGTTTCCGGTACTCTGTGACTGCACTCGAGGTGACCAGTGCAGTAGCAACAGCAGAATAACCGTAGCTGGTACAGATGAGAACACTTTTTCACAATGCATCGTGACCGGCACCAGTGTCTTTGCGAGACAAAATTCACACCGATTTCGCCCAAAAAAGCTTTTATACCCGTTTTCTTTCGATTTGTTTATATGAAACTGATGGCTGTcatcaatttttatttgtgaTGAAATTTTCGGATCCAGCAGATAAGAACCTGTAATCCACCGAACAATCGTGCAGGAGAAATTGTTTGCAAGAGACAATCTGGTTGAATAATTGATTTGACACATACGAAAAAGTATGGTGGAACGAGCTGTAAACATAATCCTCATAATGATGTGCAAGATGTTGAAGTCACCAACGGGGGACGAATTTCGAAAGTAATGCACCGTTCAATCGACAGAGTTGTGACATTCCCCAGTATTCTCGAGTTCAACCCTGTTTTTCCTGTGTTTTCGCCGTATAAACAGAGAAAGTTTTAAGGTCCGAAGCGGCATTCGGATATTGTACTGCGAGCAACGATATTTTATCGAAAAGTACAACATTTTGGCAGCCATAAACATTCCGTAATGTCCGAGGATCCGAGGACCACAGAAGTATAAAAAGTGTTGAAAGTTTAAGTTCATTTTCTCAGTACGTACGAGAAAGTAAACCGCAGCAGAGAAAGGAGCATGACGTCCACCGGATTCATCCTAACTTGCGTGTTTCTTGCTGTTGTTACGCAGATCCGAGCGCAGGGTAACACCTACCCTAACGAGTACACCTGGGGAGCGATAACGGCCGCCACAAACACGCCCTGCTTTTCCGATAGTGTCAACGTGTGGAATTTTTTTCGGGTTGCAGATCGGGTGCTTGCGTTCACACCTGCTGTAAGTATTACCGTACATTTTAAAAGCATAATTCTTAACTAAATTCGTTTCTTCGTCACAGTCTGCAATCACTTTCATTCGATGTTGGAACAATCTCCCATTGCATCCGTTTATGGCCACCGTAACCAGCGGAGGAGTCGGTTTAACGACTCAGTGTACAATTGTGTTAAGCTCCTATCATGGAAAACTAGTGGCGCAGTGTCAGGCGTACTGTGcttaaaaaaggtttaaaataagttttttgttGTAAGTTTGTTAGTATAGGTGACAATAGAACATTGATTTTGTGAAAAGTTCAGAATAGCACGATTCGTTATCACATGCAAATGAATGTAAGTGTGGAGaacaataaatataaaattgttTCGACTGAATTAATACCGAgaatttttatttgataaaacgttattttttgtgGAGTAAGCAGTTTACCGTTATGTGCTCAACAAATTAAATGATctttacgcgtccaacggagaatcgggtactcacaaattaaaattcttatacCTTTTGCAGTTTTCGTTCCATTTCGATTGTTTCAACACCTAATGATTTAGaagctcatttattttcaaataagcgttagGGGTGTCCCGTACCAATTTTCTTATTTCCGAAAATTCGGTTTTCCGGGTttatattccgaaaaaaaaaacgaaactgcgAAGTTGAAATAAAGCAAGGATATAAACTTTATCatttctgtcttacagtggcgaGCCAGCTTGGAGTTAAAAACCTccttattaaagaaaaaaaatttacaaattttaatGAGTTTGCTAACTTAAATGAGCAGGTTTACATTGTGTAATTGAGTTTCAGGGGACCAATTTTTTACGCAGGTTCAGCTAGTTTTACTCTAACTAAGTAAgagcttcgtacatttactttgTGTTCATATCGAGCTTGTATTCAAAAAAagaatttcagctaaatcggctTTTGGGAACACGTCCCTTGTAACGGGGCAATGAAACGATCGTAAGACCCCGCGGTCAGCTGACAGTCCGATGACGGTTCGTTGACAGGGCTAACGGAAGTAtagataaagagagagagagagtaagaggAATAAGACGTAGAGAGAAGAAGAAGTAAAGTCTAAAGTGAAAAACGATTGATTACACGCGACACGAATATAGAAGGAAATAATACGGTGAAAAGGTGGTAGAAGAATAAGGAAAAACTAAATGTAAGTAAAGGAAATAttaattagaaaataaaaaggTAACGGAAAATTACAGCTTTTAGCGCTCGTCGATAAAACACATTTATTGGACTTTTTCGGACGCTCAATAGATAGCCCTTTTTCTCTGCaacaatctaaaagatttatatgGTCCTTTGAAGCGGATCTACGATGAGTTCTCGTGTTGCTAAGAAATCCCACTGTCAGGCATGTTCCGAGAGGGATACTGAAAGGATGGTCAGTTGCTGCTATTGTGAATCGTGGTGGCATTTCGATTGTGTAGGAGTCAACGACAGCATCGCAGAGCCGGATCGCACGTTCATTTGTCCCAACTGCCAGAGAccgttggcaacacggccagtAAATGCTTCACCCTCGTCTGCAGTCGCTAGTGAACGCAACAGTAATGCGGGAAGTGTGTCCGGATGCTCCGGTACTTCTAGTTTGAAAACGAGAAGGGCTCGTCTGCACTTAGAAAAACTCGAGGCCCATAAGGCTCTAGCATTAAGAAAGCTGGAGCTGGTACGTCGGGAGCAAGAGCAGCAGCACGAGCAGCTCAAATTACAAATGGAGAACGAAATACTGAAGGAAACTTTTCGGCTACGGGAAGTAATTGAGCTGGACGACGATGAAGATGCGGACGGCGGTGAATCGCAACAGAGTTCATTCAGCAAGGTAAATCAGTGGCAGAATCGACAACGGGAACAGAAGGCTTTGGTTGAAAGCGGCGATGCTGAGCAGAACGTCGTGAATACGATGGCTATATCTAGCGAAACCCCCGCTGGGCAGGATGGCGAAACGCAACCACCCAGCAATTGGCAAAATGTTTTGAGAAGGGTGCTGGCAGGTATTTCATTAGATGAGGCAGGCTCAGGGCCGTCTTTAGGAGGTTTTCTCGATAGAACTTCGAGCACACTAGTGCAAACAGGGAACAAGCAGCAGATAGATTATACTGTTTTTAACCCAACACCGGGTGATAAATTAGTTGGTCCGACGGGTCCGTCTTTAGGTGCACAAATACCAAATAAGTCGATACCTTTTGCAAATAATAAGCAGCAGAGTGCGGTCACCCCGTTGGTACCCCCGGTTCCCCCACCGTTCGATAATGCAACACTTTTCGCGACCGCGAATCAAGCAAGCAGTTTACCCACAATGGATAATGTACTGCATAATATCATTCCGCATGACCCAATGCATTCGCGTCAATCCGTACATACACGTAATCAGATTCAGTCAATAAATCCAGTGAATTTGTTACATCCATTGAATCCAGTGAATTCAACACAACCATTGCATCATTTGAATTCTGTGCCGAATCCGGCGTTACCGGAAAATCAGAGAGGATCGTTAAACAGGGAACGATCATCAAATGCGCATCCAGGTGGGACAGTTCCAAGGCAGATTAGGAACAGCCAGCCGCCACTAGGGCTTCACACAAACGAATCGTTGGAGTACGGTCCTACACCGAGACAGCTTGCTGCCAGACATGTGATGGCAAAGGATTTGCCTGTTTTTTACGGCAATCCGGAAGATTGGCCGTTGTTTATCAGTGCATACGAAAATACTACTCAGGCATGCGGGTATTCGGACGTGGAGAATCTAGCCAGGCTACAAAGAGCTTTGAAGGGACACGCACTTGAATCGGTGAGGAGTAGATTACTATTACCTGCTAGTGTACCTCATGTTCTCGCTTCTTTGGAAACGTTGTACGGGAGGCCGGAATTGTTGATACACATGCTGTTGCAAAAAGTACGCGGAGTTCCAGCGCCGAAGCAGGATAAGTTGGATACAGTGATCAAGTTCGGAATGGCGGTACAAAATCTCTGTGATCATTTAGTCGCAGGGGGACATGAAACGCATCTGAACAATCCGATGATGTTGTTCGAGTTGGTGGAAAAGCTACCAGCGAGTATGAAACTGGATTGGTCGCTTTATAAACAGCGAGTAACGACTGCGAATATCGAATCTTTTGCGCAATATATGAGTACCTTGGTGCGTGCAGCGACGGACGTGACGATGAACTACGATCCGGTGGCGCAGCAGCAACCAGCTCGTACGGTAAAGGCGGAAAAATACAACAGAGACAAAAACTTTTGCGGAACACATTCGACGGAAGCAGAAATACGCGTCCCGGCGAAGGGAGGTGAATTACATACCCCGGTGAAGGAGGAAATAGTACGTTCTTTCGAGCCAGCGTGTCTCATTTGTAAAGACCCGAAGCATCGGGTAAAGGAGTGTCCCAAATTCGCAGAAAAAGATCCGGAGGAACGTTGGAGAACAATTCAACATTTTGGTTTGTGTCGTACATGCCTGGGAGCGCATGGTAAACGCACTTGTAAGGTCCGGCGACGTTGTGAAATCGATGGGTGTCAATTTCGCCATCATCCACTTTTACACAGTAAACGGGAAACCAAAGGAGACGACAAAAAGACTTCACCTAAAGTTGTTCCGGAAGTGAGAGGAGATCACGCTGCTAGCCAGCCGGGCGGATCCAGAGCTGTGACAAATTATCATTTTACCGAAAAGATGACGCTATTTCGAATCGTGCCAGTGACGCTACATGCCAATAATCGATCAGTGGAGGTGTACGCCTTTCTCGATGACGGTTCATCCAGGACACTAGTTGATGAACAAATCGTACGAGAACTGGGTATAAAGGGTGAAACGCAGCCCTTGTGTCTTCAGTGGACAGCGAGTGTGAAACGCATGGAGGCAGATTCTCAACGGGTCGCGATGGAGATAACTGGAGGTTCCAGTGCTACTAAGCACGCGCTTTCGGACGTACGCACGGTGGAACAGTTGGACCTACCACGACAATCTTTACGATATGCGGAACTAGCCAAGACTTATCCGTATTTAAGAGGTATTCCAATAGCCGACTATAATAATGCAGTTCCGCGTATACTCATCGGAAACGATAACGCACATGTTACCGCCACTTTGAGGATTCGCGAAGGGCGACCGGGTGAACCGATTGCAGCTAAATCACGCTTGGGATGGACTGTTTACGGAACAAATCCAGATAAAACCGGAAACCGTGCACACAGCTTTCACATTTGCGAGTGTCAGGATGATCGATCGCTTTATACGATGGTGGAACAGTTTTTCTCTGTGGAGTGTCTTGGTATCGTGGCTGAATGTACTCCGGAATCGAAAGAAACACAGCGGGCTAATCAAATTCTAGCGAAAACCACTAGAAGAGTCGGACAGCGCTTCGAGACGGGACTTCTTTGGAAGTATGACTACTTCGAGTTTCCGGATAGCTATGCGATGGCGGTTAGGCGTTTACAGTGTCTAGAACGGCGTATGCAGAAAAACCCAGTGATAGGCGAAAGCGTGCGGAGACAGATGTCTGAGTATGAAGTGAAAGGGTATATCCACAAAGCCTCACCGGAGGAATTAAAGGAAGCGGATCCGCGACGTGTATGGTACTTACCTTTGGGTGTGGTGCTGAATCCGAAGAAGCCATCTAAGATACGGATTTTCTGCGACGCGGcggccaaggtggacggagtctGCCTGAATACGATGTTGCTGAAAGGGCCCGACTTGCTCAATACCTTGTTGGGAGTGCTTTTCAAATTCCGGCAGAAGCGAATCGCTTTTTGCGCGGATCTGAAGGAGATGTTCCACCAGGTACAGATAAGACGTGAAGATCGGCATGCTCAACGGCTTCTCTGGCGTCAAGAGACAAGATCCTGACATCTACCTGATGGATGTAGCAACTTTTGGGGCTACGTGCTCGCCGTGCTCAGCACAACACGTTAAAAATGTCAATGCCGAAGAGCATGCCAAGGAATATCCAGCAGCGGCGGAAGCAATTGTCCACCGACATTATATGGATGACTATCTGGACAGTGCGGATAGCGTGGATGAAGCGGTGAAGTTGGCCCTCGAAGTTAAACATGTACATTCTCTGGGTGGGTTCCATTTGCGGAACTGGTTATCAAACTGCGATCGTGTTTTGAAACGGGTCGGGGAATCCGATGCTGGATACGAGAAGAGTCTGCAATTGGACAATAGTAACACGACCGAACGGGTACTCGGGATGTATTGGAGAACAGAGCCAGATGTTTTCACATTTTCCACGGCATATGCGACGGACGTGCAGCGTCCCACAAAGCGGCAGGCGTTACGGGTGGTGATGAGCCCGTTTGATCCGATAGGCGTTCTATGCTTCTTTCTTATCCACGGTAAAATATTCATTCAAGAATTGTGGAGAGCAAAAACGGATTGGGACGAGCTGATTCCAGAAGCGTTGTGCGACAGATGGGTGCGATGGACGGAGAAGTTTCAGTTTCTGGACCAGATAAAAATTCCGAGATGCTATTTCGGAAACCGTACAACGCAGGAAATCAAGACAACACAGTTGCATATTTTCGTAGACGCGAGCGAAGACGCTTACGCTTGTGTAGCGTACATTCGGGCTGTTGTACCGAATGAAATCGAAGTAGCGCTGGTGGGAGGCAAAGCGAAAGTTGCACCACTGAAAGTACAGTCGATTCCGAGGCTGGAGCTGATGGCTGCGGTGATTGGTGTGAGACTGGCTAAAACGATAGTCAAGGAACACACGCTGCAATTCGACGAGGTGTTTTTCTGGAGCGACTCGAAGACGGTGATGGCGTGGATCCACTCGGACCATCGGAAATATCGGCAGTTTGTCGCTTGCCGTGTAGGAGAAATACTCTCGAAATCGGAGGCCACACAATGGCGGTGGATTCCGACTAAGGAAAACGTAGCGGACGATGCTACCAAGTGGGGGAAAGGTCCATGTCTATCATCGAACAATCGGTGGTTCCAAGGCCCTAGTTTCCTGCGCCAAACGGAGAAACAGTGGCCGTCATGGTCAGAGCCAGCTGCGAAATCAACCACAGAGGAGCTAAGAGCGTGCATGGCCCATCACGTAACAACAGCAGCACAGGCAGTCGATTGGAAAAGATTTTCCTCGTGGATGCACTTATTGAGGTCGGTGGCTTATGGGTACAGATTCAGcagaaatctaaaataaaaagcCGCAAAGCAAAAAGTGCAGCGTGGACTGCTAACGCAGGATGAGCTGGTGACAGCGGAACAGCTTATATTTAGTTGGGTTCAATGGGAACAATATCCCGATGAAATGACCGTTCTAAGTGGTGACCAGAAAGTGCCAACGCGACTACGGACAAAATTAGAGAGAACCAGCAGAATTCGTACCCTGTCACCTTATGTTGATGAATTTGGCGTGCTCCGCTCGGACAGTCGAATTGCTGCGGCTAGGTATGTAGCCTATGACACTCGATACCCCGTTATTCTACCGAAGGAACATATAGTGACTCGCTTACTGGTGAGCTTTTATCATCAAAAGTATTTGCACGCGAATGGAGAGACCGTAGTTAATGAGCTAAGGCAACGTTTTCATATATCGAAGCTGAGATCGCTAGTCCGCGAGGTCGTAAAGGGATGTATGAAGTGTAAAATTAAGAAGGCGGTGCAAATGGTTCCTCGAATGGCACCACTCCCGGCAGCAAGGCTACAGGCGTTTACCCGCCTGTTTTCATACGTGGGGGTGGATTTCTTCGGGCCTATTGCGGTGCGTGTCAATCGCAGCATTAACAAGCGATGGATAGCGCTATTTACGTGCCTGACAACCCGTGCCGTACACCTCGAGGTGGTACACACTTTATCGACTGAGTCCTGTAAAATGGCCATCCGACGTTTCATAGGACGCCGAGGTGCACCGGTAGAGATACGAAGCGACAGAGGTACGAACTTCGTAGGATCAAGCAATGAGCTACTAAAGGAGATGAACGAGATTAATTCACAACTTGCGGAGACGTTCACGAACGTGGGCACAAGATGGGTGTTTAATCCACCGGGAGCACCACACATGGGTGGCGCATGGGAGAGGCTGGTGAGGTGTATACTTCGAGGGTTCCTAGTGAGGAGACATTGACGACGTTGGTGGTGGAAGCTGAGAGTGTGGTGAATTCGCGTCCACTGACGTATATTCCGCTCGAGACAGAGCAGCAAGAGGCTTTAACACCAAACCATTTCCTTTTACTAAACTCCAGCGGTGTGGTTCAAACCCCAAAGAATCTTTCAGATCCCAAACTAGCGGGCAGAGCGGAGTGGAATTTGTGTCAGGTAATGCTGGACGCTTTCTGGCGTCGTTGGGTCCGCGAATACCTCCCAACAATCGCACGGCGTACGAAGTGGTTTGAGGAAGTGCCACCGATCGGAGTTGGCGATATAGTAGTCGTGGTAGAGGAGAAAGTGAGAAACGGATGGATTCGTGGAAGAGTTGTCGAGACTAAACCTGGAAGGGACGGAAGGGTTCGCTCGGCAGTAGTACAGACGGGCAACGGACTCGTACATCGACCAGTGTCAAAGCTGGCGCGCTTGGACTTAGAAACGGACTCCGGAGAGAGTAAAGCGGAAGAGGAACCAGCTTTACGGGTCGGGGAACTGTAACGGGGTAATGAAACGATCGTAAGACCCCGCGGTCAGCTGACAGTCCGATGACGGTTCGTTGACAGGGCTAACGGAAGTAtagataaagagagagagagagtaagaggAATAAGACGTAGAGAGAAGAAGAAGTAAAGTCTAAAGTGAAAAACGATTGATTACACGCGACACGAATATAGAAGGAAATAATACGGTGAAAAGGTGGTAGAAGAATAAGGAAAAACTAAATGTAAGTAAAGGAAATAttaattagaaaataaaaaggTAACGGAAAATTACAGCTTTTAGCGCTCGTCGATAAAACACATTTATTGGACTTTTTCGGACGCTCAAAAGATAGCCCTTTTTCTCTGCAACAtccctcaaagcgatcaatgtttcaactttctgactgttgaaatgcaattttttatgccaaatgtctgaaaaatgcatgaaacgttgagatctggtgTACCTAATCGGAAAAAAATGAGAGAATGGAGCGTCAGcctaaattctaaattttacgatCAATGTTTACCATCAGACCAGGTAGAGTGTAGAATCCCTAGTCCGAAGCCCGGTCAGACTACAATTTTTATAGTTTGATTTATTTCGGACCGAACCGGAACAGAGTTTTCCGGGCCAGGTAActaatatttcagatttttcttttggattttttcatttttgaatcacatacatgagaaaattgcgtcgtggggcaatacaaacgcgtggggggggggctaagccccccTTAGCCCCCCCGGTACCTACGGGCCTGCGCTGGATTGGCTTCTGATGGTAGCTGAGAAAGTTGATTCCAGATTTCATGGGAGCTTGACGAAAGGACAGTTTTTCTACATGACATTCTTGCGGCTTGCATCATACGGATTGGATCcggttttttgttcttttttcaaCCTTTTTCTCGTAAGTCGTGACCAAGATGGGCAGAGACTGTACAAAACATTTTTCATACATCATTTTACGTGGACTCCATATTTTTAGACGTTTAAACAGTTATTCTATTAGCTATGAAGCACCCAATTAGGATACATTAATTCAGCTTAACCTCTAAAACGATTACAAGTAGTTTATAATCCGTATACAGTAAACGTCATCTGCTACAAAAGACAGTCATCATTATTGGTTTTCAACTATCGGTTAAGTATGAGTTATTCTGTGAATCTGGTGGCACTGTTTGCAAGTTGAATAATATTTCAGTAGTGCTAGTAGTGTTGATGCCTTAATCAGCTGAGGGGTGCAATAATtgaacttttttcagtttttcaataaaataattctgctaaaaatatttccataaattgattgattaatcatcaaaatactgccgaaaatagaatacTGATTTTAGATTTTTGTACCGCTTGTggaatgatgttgaaataaaataaagggTTATGTTTTTGGAAACTCTAGTACCATCGAAAACTATGTAGGTTTGCAAATTgagattttatttgaaaaccaAAATTCTAATTCTTCgataaatcaattttgataagtAAATTTAGTGAGCACATTTATTGTTAGGAGATTAAAATCTAAGA encodes:
- the LOC129725727 gene encoding uncharacterized protein LOC129725727, whose translation is MHCEKVFSSVPATVILLLLLHWSPRVQSQSTGNLFPSSEYVWGTYSPTATTCYSNTVFRRSFSLVPVSQLFSFTPSTAQGTVRYIRVWTDNLWPFVATVTSGGVGTLTPTVTAVQVRSVHGGILYANIQILCS
- the LOC129725831 gene encoding uncharacterized protein LOC129725831, encoding MTSTGFILTCVFLAVVTQIRAQGNTYPNEYTWGAITAATNTPCFSDSVNVWNFFRVADRVLAFTPASAITFIRCWNNLPLHPFMATVTSGGVGLTTQCTIVLSSYHGKLVAQCQAYCA